In Ursus arctos isolate Adak ecotype North America unplaced genomic scaffold, UrsArc2.0 scaffold_3, whole genome shotgun sequence, one DNA window encodes the following:
- the KRBA1 gene encoding protein KRBA1, whose protein sequence is MRDCGGWRPASIPRGCPSLFSFPGTDELLPLSAFLSPTEAGGAMEGRSSAGEGQEPSRGGGPPGGAPPHSLHLTALVQLVREIPEFLFGEVGPESESGSAAVSLDGERGSPEAAVTVETCPLRGLLSCLPDTPTGWPRLAATSTSSSSSSDVPGARGQGSPLPIKTADKPRSTEKEGPEAPGGEPSPPTYSPSRKKGHGRQERGTLGTGIPSGNSPLQGLINCLKEILVPGPQHPELSPGLLPPVPSQGATQLTRAELGPGSPPWGVKTEAVSGACPLQGLLNCLKEIPEARHRHPSPSGVGDPLLQEDPGACQGNSGEPRPLQTPPPSPGPGASSALPVVKMEDGWAQSPPVPASCQLSKWTHSPSATSGQGGDGETRGVRVPSWGPIAQAGSASSSPLEALEACLKGIPLSGSLPPQPPAASGFRSPQPGDPGSQRPELQPCRSHSEEVTVGPLLALSLQGYVRGSPALPSGPRSTPPSFSSSSSTDGDLDFQSPGGSQGRPPGKGSPVGSSPLQGLENCLREIPVLRPQSASSWSSAGDRGPQRAEPKNWMADKEGAATKLSPLHCLENSLKGILPGRPLRFACLAGPSPSPSPGSSSSFSSSEGDELWQLLPQERDRLPGCKAPGPLSPRPDGIPTGSSSGEGPGRTEAGDHCRPSAGKAEVKTGGRSQLPWRDVYSEIPGQPGPLGRAGGGAAGNPCPAPQPEKRPGAGPCQPLGSAPGSLSWKPRVSEESRGLAPGNGRPNVAAGTHGKPLPRGLPEPPPAAALRPALPQAPPQPCPCGSSLQPELRSLGAALSEKLDRLAAALAGLSQEVATMRTQVDRLGRRPRGPGLKCQASWPWAPSRGPRWANGPAHRHQPYWRQKGPARPKPKILRGQADGGRAGDASGLSCRRFRPVSQLPPDAPTAEPSGPNSSPSQQPLSARSCRAVVPVHASLGHTGGHQSPPTPSVPTALPPQVASAPRVDAEPLFAAAVPPGARSRPRDPNGLMAGVQRALEVELWGGEHRAPRWGAPNHLLHQLSPAEAVPSLATSPRGCSAPSPCSSRTFPTSAP, encoded by the exons ATGCGTGATTGTGGTGGGTGGAGGCCAGCTTCCATTCCCAGGGGctgtccctccctcttttctttcccaggGACAGATGAgctgctccccctctctgccttcctgtcTCCTACGGAGGCTGGAGGAGCCATGGAAGGCAGGAGCTCCGCTGGCGAGGGGCAGGAGCCTTCTAGGGGAGGAGGCCCCCCAG GAGGAGCACCCCCGCACAGCCTGCACCTCACTGCGCTGGTGCAGCTGGTCAGGGAGATTCCGGAGTTCCTGTTTGGGGAGGTCGGCCCGGAGAGCGAGAGTGGGAGCGCGGCAGTCAGCCTGGACGGGGAGCGGGGCAGCCCCGAGG CAGCTGTGACCGTGGAGACTTGTCCTCTCCGAGGTCTGCTCAGCTGCCTTCCAGACACGCCGACAGGCTGGCCGCGCCTGGCCGCCACATCTACCAGCAGCTCATCATCCAGTGATGTGCcgggggccaggggccaggggagcCCCCTTCCCATCA AAACTGCTGACAAACCAAGATCTACAGAGAAGGAGGGCCCAGAAGCCCCAGGTGGGGAGCCCAGCCCTCCTACCTATAGCCCCAGCAGGAAGAAGGGCCACGGAAGACAGGAGAGAGGGACCCTGGGGACAG GAATCCCTTCTGGGAACAGCCCCTTGCAAGGCCTTATCAACTGCCTGAAGGAAATCCTTGTGCCTGGGCCGCAGCACCCTGAGCTGTCCCCAGGCTTGCTGCCTCCTGTCCCCAGCCAGGGCGCTACTCAGCTAACCAGAGCGGAGCTGGGGCCTGGGAGCCCACCCTGGGGAG TGAAGACAGAGGCAGTTTCCGGGGCTTGTCCCCTCCAGGGTCTGCTGAACTGTCTGAAGGAGATCCCAGAGGCCCGGCACAGGCATCCCAGCCCCTCAGGAGTGGGGGACCCACTGCTGCAAGAGGACCCAGGGGCCTGCCAAGGGAATTCTGGAG AGCCCAGACCCCTCCagacccctcctcccagccctggtcCAGGAGCTAGCAGCGCGcttcctgtggtgaagatggaggACGGCTGGGCCCAGAGCCCCCCAGTGCCTGCATCCTGTCAGCTCAGCAAGTGGACCCACAGCCCCTCTGCCACCAGCGGCCAGGGGGGTGATGGAGAGACCAGAGGGGTCCGAGTGCCCAGCTGGGGTCCCATAGCTCAAG CCGGCAGTGCCTCGAGCTCACCCCTGGAAGCCCTGGAGGCCTGTCTGAAGGGCATTCCCCTGAGTGGGTCGTTACCTCCCCAGCCGCCGGCCGCCTCTGGATTCCGGAGCCCTCAGCCAGGAGACCCCGGGTCTCAGAGGCCCGAGCTTCAGCCCTGCAGATCACACAGTGAAG AGGTGACTGTGGGGCCTCTTCTGGCTCTGAGTCTGCAGGGCTATGTGAGAGGCAGCCCCGCCCTCCCCTCAGGTCCCCGCAGCACCCCTCCCAGCTTCTCCTCATCCAGCAGCACCGATGGGGACCTGGATTTCCAGAGCCCTGGGGGCAGCCAGGGGCGTCCGCCTGGAAAAG GAAGCCCAGTGGGCAGCTCCCCACTCCAGGGCCTGGAGAACTGTCTCAGAGAGATACCTGTGCTCAGGCCACAGTCAGCCTCGTCCTGGTCCTCAGCAGGGGACAGGGGGCCCCAGAGAGCGGAGCCCAAGAACTGGATGGCAGACAAGGAAG GTGCAGCCACGAAGCTGTCCCCGCTCCATTGTCTGGAGAACTCCCTGAAGGGGATCTTGCCTGGGAGGCCCTTACGCTTCGCCTGCTTGGCAGGTCCCAGCCCGAGCCCCAGCCCCGGCTCTAGCTCCAGCTTCAGCAGCTCAGAAGGAGACGAGCTCTGGCAGCTGCTCCCACAGG AGAGGGACCGCCTTCCCGGCTGCAAGGCTCCTGGCCCTCTGTCCCCGCGCCCGGACGGCATCCCCACCGGCAGCAGCTCTGGAGAAGGCCCAGGGAGAACAGAGGCCGGGGACCACTGCAGGCCCAGTGCAG GAAAAGCAGAAGTGAAGACGGGGGGCAGGTCCCAGTTGCCCTGGAGAGATGTGTACTCGGAAATCCCGGGCCAGCCTGGCCCCCTGGGCCGTGCTGGAGGAG GGGCAGCTGGaaacccctgccctgcccctcagccGGAGAAAAGGCCCGGGGCGGGGCCCTGCCAGCCTCTTGGATCAGCCCCTGGGTCCCTGTCCTGGAAGCCCAGGGTCAGTGAAGAATCCAGGGGTCTGGCGCCTGGAAACGGAAGACCAAATGTTGCAG CCGGGACCCACGGGAAGCCACTTCCCAGAGGCCTGCCGGAGCCACCCCCCGCGGCTGCCCTCCGCCCGGCTTTGCCGCAGGCACCCCCCCAGCCGTGCCCCTGCGGAAGCTCTCTGCAGCCCGAGCTCCGCAGCCTCGGCGCCGCCCTCTCGGAGAAGCTGGATCGGCTCGCCGCGGCCCTGGCAGGCCTGTCTCAGGAAGTAGCCACCATGAGGACCCAGGTGGATCGGCTAGGGAGGCGCCCTCGGGGCCCTGGGCTGAAGTGCCAGGCTTCCTGGCCATGGGCCCCCTCCCGGGGACCTCGCTGGGCCAACGGCCCTGCTCACAGGCACCAGCCCTACTGGAGACAGAAGGGCCCCGCCAGGCCGAAACCAAAGATCCTGCGTGGTCAGGCGGACGGAGGCAGGGCTGGTGACGCCTCAGGCCTTTCCTGCCGAAGGTTCCGCCCAGTATCTCAGCTGCCTCCAGATGCCCCCACGGCAGAACCTTCTGGGCCCAACTCCAGCCCTTCCCAGCAGCCACTCTCAGCACGCAGCTGCCGTGCCGTGGTGCCTGTGCATGCCTCCCTTGGACACACTGGGGGTCACCAgagtccccccaccccttcagtGCCTACTGCCTTACCCCCACAGGTGGCTTCGGCACCCAGGGTCGATGCAGAGCCGCTGTTTGCAGCAGCGGTGCCGCCTGGGGCCCGAAGCCGGCCCAGGGATCCCAACGGCCTGATGGCGGGGGTCCAGAGAGCCCTTGAGGTGGAACTGTGGGGTGGGGAACACAGGGCCCCGAGGTGGGGGGCCCCTAACCACCTTCTTCATCAGCTCAGTCCTGCTGAAGCTGTCCCCAGCCTGGCCACTTCTCCTAGGGGCTGTTCCGCGCCCTCGCCCTGCTCCAGCCGAACCTTCCCCACTTCCGCGCCGTGA